One Aegilops tauschii subsp. strangulata cultivar AL8/78 chromosome 7, Aet v6.0, whole genome shotgun sequence genomic window carries:
- the LOC141026589 gene encoding dormancy-associated protein homolog 3-like, which translates to MGLLDQLWDDTVAGPRPDHGFSKLRKYSSSPSSTAAADVAPVVTRSITIARPPSLSVPFGESSSLPSSPACAPDSPFTAASSSTPRVDGWRAFRRKSKMANVDVVRAEATVGPRSPTVYDWVVISSLDR; encoded by the exons ATGGGCCTCCTCGACCAGCTCTGGGACGACACGGTCGCCGGCCCGCGCCCGGACCACGGCTTCAGCAAGCTCCGGAAATACTCCTCCTCGCCCTCGAGCACGGCGGCCGCGGACGTCGCGCCGGTAGTTACCCGGAGCATCACCATCGCCCGGCCGCCGTCTCTCTCCGTCCCGTTTGGCGAGTCGAGCTCCCTCCCGTCCTCCCCGGCCTGTGCGCCGGACTCCCCGTTCACAGCAG CTAGCAGTAGCACGCCCAGGGTGGACGGCTGGAGGGCGTTCCGCCGGAAGTCCAAGATGGCCAACGTTGACGTCGTCCGGGCGGAGGCAACCGTCGGGCCCAGAAGCCCCACCGTGTACGACTG GGTGGTGATCAGTTCATTGGACCGATGA